A portion of the Magnetococcales bacterium genome contains these proteins:
- a CDS encoding type II toxin-antitoxin system HicA family toxin, protein MSKLSPIDWQTLSKVFEADGFQFVRQSGSHRIYVKHGSTRPLVIPAHDSVSVGVIKSNLKTAGMSRDRFFELLKMVKS, encoded by the coding sequence GTGTCCAAGCTTTCGCCCATTGACTGGCAAACGCTTTCCAAGGTCTTTGAAGCTGACGGTTTCCAGTTCGTCAGGCAATCTGGTTCCCACCGGATATATGTCAAACATGGCAGTACTCGCCCCCTGGTGATTCCTGCACACGACTCCGTTTCAGTTGGGGTGATCAAGTCCAACCTGAAAACCGCAGGGATGAGTCGGGATCGGTTTTTTGAGCTTCTGAAAATGGTCAAATCCTGA
- a CDS encoding type II toxin-antitoxin system HicB family antitoxin, whose product MDTGNADLKAIVCIKKEDEWFVATCPLLDVASQGRTEAEALMNIEEAVRLFLETCSEMGTLDQVMHEAGIGNFQPLPAPDPVYQINHFVNIIIPRNQRNQCVQAFAH is encoded by the coding sequence ATGGACACAGGAAACGCAGATTTGAAGGCAATTGTTTGTATTAAAAAGGAAGATGAGTGGTTTGTTGCGACGTGCCCCTTGTTGGATGTGGCGTCTCAAGGACGTACTGAGGCTGAAGCTTTAATGAATATCGAGGAGGCTGTCCGTCTCTTTCTTGAAACATGTTCTGAAATGGGAACCCTTGACCAGGTTATGCATGAAGCTGGGATTGGAAATTTCCAGCCGTTGCCAGCACCAGATCCTGTTTATCAAATCAATCACTTTGTCAACATTATCATTCCCAGAAATCAGCGGAATCAGTGTGTCCAAGCTTTCGCCCATTGA